From Symphalangus syndactylus isolate Jambi chromosome 17, NHGRI_mSymSyn1-v2.1_pri, whole genome shotgun sequence, one genomic window encodes:
- the KRT18 gene encoding keratin, type I cytoskeletal 18: MSFTTRSTFSTNYRSLGSVQAPSYGARPVSSAASVYAGAGGSGSRISVSRSTSFRGGMGSGGLAAGIAGGLAGMGGIQNEKETMQSLNDRLASYLDRVRSLETENRRLESKIREHLEKKGPQVRDWSHYFKIIEDLRAQIFANTVDNARIVLQIDNARLAADDFRVKYETELAMRQSVENDIHGLRKVIDDTNVTRLQLETEIEALKEELLFMKKNHEEEVKGLQAQIASSGLTVEVDAPKSQDLAKIMADIRAQYDELARKNREELDKYWSQQIEESTTVVTTQSAEVGAAETTLTELRRTVQSLEIDLDSMRNLKASLENSLREVEARYALQMEQLNGILLHLESELAQTRAEGQRQAQEYEALLNIKVKLEAEIATYRRLLEDGEDFNLGDALDSSNSMQTIQKTTTRRIVDGKVVSETNDTKVLRH; encoded by the exons ATGAGCTTCACCACTCGCTCCACCTTCTCCACCAACTACCGGTCCCTGGGCTCTGTCCAGGCGCCCAGCTACGGCGCCCGGCCGGTCAGCAGCGCGGCCAGCGTCTATGCAGGCGCCGGGGGCTCTGGTTCCCGGATCTCCGTGTCCCGCTCCACCAGCTTCCGGGGCGGCATGGGGTCCGGGGGCCTGGCCGCGGGGATAGCCGGgggtctggcaggaatgggaggcATCCAGAACGAGAAGGAGACCATGCAAAGCCTGAACGACCGCCTGGCCTCTTACCTGGACAGAGTGAGGAGCCTGGAGACCGAGAACCGGAGGCTGGAGAGCAAAATCCGGGAGCACTTGGAGAAGAAGGGACCCCAGGTCAGAGACTGGAGCCATTACTTCAAGATCATCGAGGACCTGAGGGCTCAG ATCTTCGCAAATACTGTGGACAATGCCCGCATCGTTCTGCAGATTGACAATGCCCGTCTTGCTGCTGATGACTTTAGAGTCAA GTATGAGACAGAGCTGGCCATGCGCCAGTCTGTGGAGAACGACATCCATGGGCTCCGCAAGGTCATTGATGACACCAATGTCACTCGACTGCAGCTGGAGACAGAGATCGAGGCTCTCAAGGAGGAGCTGCTCTTCATGAAGAAGAACCACGAAGAG GAAGTGAAAGGCCTACAAGCCCAGATTGCCAGCTCTGGATTGACCGTGGAGGTAGATGCCCCCAAATCTCAGGACCTCGCCAAGATTATGGCAGACATTCGGGCCCAATATGACGAGCTGGCTCGGAAGAACCGAGAGGAGCTAGACAAGTACTGGTCTCAGCAG ATTGAGGAGAGCACCACAGTGGTCACCACACAGTCCGCCGAGGTTGGAGCTGCTGAGACGACGCTCACAGAGCTGAGACGTACAGTCCAGTCTTTGGAGATTGACCTGGACTCCATGAGAAATCTG AAGGCCAGCTTGGAGAACAGCCTGAGGGAGGTGGAGGCCCGCTACGCCCTACAGATGGAGCAGCTCAACGGGATCCTCCTGCACCTTGAGTCAGAGCTGGCACAGACCCGGGCAGAGGGACAGCGCCAGGCCCAGGAGTATGAGGCCCTGCTGAACATCAAGGTCAAGCTGGAGGCTGAGATCGCCACCTACCGCCGCCTGCTGGAAGATGGCGAGGACTTTAA TCTTGGTGATGCCTTGGACAGCAGCAACTCCATGCAAACCATCCAAAAGACCACCACCCGCCGGATAGTGGATGGCAAAGTGGTGTCTGAGACCAATGACACCAAAGTTCTGAGGCATTAA